One region of Salvelinus namaycush isolate Seneca chromosome 3, SaNama_1.0, whole genome shotgun sequence genomic DNA includes:
- the wipi1 gene encoding WD repeat domain phosphoinositide-interacting protein 1 isoform X3 — protein MNVYHFKKGTEICNYSYSNNILSVRLNRQRLVVCLEESVYIHNIKDMKLLKTLLNTPSNPSGLCALSINHSNSYLAYPGSSTIGEIIVYDANNLSTVTMIPAHDSPLAALTFNSSGTKLASASERGTVIRVFSIPEGQRLFEFRRGMKRYVNISSLSFSPDAQFLCASSNTETVHIFKLEQHGPSGEEECPTWGSYVGKMFSAASSYLPAQVSGVMSQERAFATVRLLVAGQRNVCTLAMIQKLPRLLVASSDGQLFIYNVDPQDGGECVLAQKHRLFGEDEDKEEGVESEGSEVTVPVQACPSYAATVAIPTTGPVTTTLTGYSEDGGAKKGEVIPEHEFAAGPVCLDDENEFPPINWCRDGTRGGQGRRL, from the exons aGGCTGGTGGTGTGTCTGGAGGAGTCAGTGTACATCCACAACATCAAAGACATGAAGCTGCTGAAGACCCTTCTCAACACGCCCTCCAACCCTTCAG GTCTGTGTGCTCTGTCCATCAACCATTCCAACTCGTACCTGGCCTACCCAGGCAGCTCCACCATCGGAGAGATCATAGTTTATGATGCCAACAACCTG agcacTGTGACAATGATCCCGGCCCATGACAGTCCCCTGGCTGCTCTCACCTTCAACTCGTCAGGCACCAAGCTGGCCAGCGCCTCGGAGAGG ggtacTGTAATCCGCGTGTTCTCCATCCCAGAGGGACAGCGTCTGTTTGAGTTCCGCAGAGGGATGAAGAG GTACGTCAATATCAGTTCCCTGTCCTTCAGTCCTGACGCCCAGTTCCTCTGTGCCTCCAGCAACACTGAGACCGTACACATCTTCAAACTGGAACAGCACGgacccag tggagaggaggagtgtcCTACCTGGGGATCCTATGTAGGGAAGATGTTCTCTGCAGCCAGCAGCTACCTCCCAGCCCAG GTGTCTGGAGTGATGAGTCAGGAAAGAGCCTTCGCCACTGTACGCCTCCTAGTGGCCGGGCAGAGGAACGTCTGTACCCTCGCTAT gatcCAGAAGCTTCCTCGTCTGCTGGTGGCCTCCTCCGACGGACAGCTGTTCATCTATAACGTCGACCCTCAGGATGGAGGAGAGTGTGTCCTGGCTCAGAAACACAG atTGTTTGGTGAGGATGAGGAcaaggaggagggggtggagtcAGAAGGGTCAGAGGTCACAGTGCCCGTCCAGGCATGTCCATCATACGCCGCCACTGTTGCCATACCAACCACCGGTCCAGTCACTACCACGCTtacag GTTACTCTGAGGATGGTGGGGCTAAGAAGGGCGAGGTGATCCCAGAACATGAGTTTGCCGCTGGTCCCGTCTGTCTGGATGATGAGAACGAGTTTCCTCCA ATAAATTGGTGCCGCGACGGAACTCGAGGTGGCCAGGGGCGTCGTCTGTGA